One Nostoc sp. CENA543 genomic window, AGTCAGCATTACCATTAAACCATTAAAAATCACTATTTAATTGAAACTAACTATAGATTTTCTCCGAAAAACCGTCTGATGCTTCTTGGAGCTTCTTATTACAACAAGCAAACCCGTCATCATATACTGTATCATTGTAAAATTCTTCTATCCTTAGTAGTAGATTTTGAATATTTCGATGATTGGCAGTGTACCTCTGAGTATTCCAGAAAAACGACAGTATTAACTTGCCATCAACGATAACGAAAATCTCTGAGCTATACTTCTGTCAGTAGCGTCAAATCTCTACTACTTTATATATAGATGTAACTTTATATTAATTTGTATTCTTTAATACAGTGTTTTGTAACGTGATTGCTGAGTAAAAATTTTAAGTATTTTATTTGTAAAAATAGTTGTTAAAATTTTTGATTTAGAAGCAGCAAAATTAGATTATATCAAACCTAGATTCATTGTTAACTCAATAGCTTTTTCAAAGGTAATACCTTGTTTAGTTGCAATATACAATAGGGCTATTACTGCTGAACGTATAGAATTATCACAATGAATTAAAGCTGGCTTAGGTAATTCGTTGAGAATTTGTAGAACTTGCAGTGTAGTTTGATGGTTAATTTCTTCAACTTTGGTAGGTATATTAAGATAACGCAGACCGAGAAATTCTAGTTTATCTTTTTCATCATCTAGCCAGCCTTTTTCATCAGGCGATCGCAAATTCAATATAGACTTATAACCATCAGCAATAAGTTGGGGAAATTGCTCTAGAGTAATTTGCCCTGCGATGGATAATTCATGGTTAATTTTTCTGATAATATCCATATCACAGCTTTGCCATAAAGGTTAGTAGTAAGGTGTTTAGCCTTACTACGCCGATTAAAACTATTTAAACTTGCAAGCATTTTAATTGAATTTTTCTGCTTCAATCCAATTTAAAATATGGCTTGTAATTTGGAGTTTAGAAATCTTGTTTTTTGGGAATGTCACCATTAAACGGTTGTACACCTGTTGCTGGATAATTATCATCTCTGACGCTGAATATTCTAGAAACTGCACCAGAAAGGTAGTTAATTAATTGTTGACCTAAGTTTTTAATATTTTGTAATAAGCTCTTAACAGGAAACATAAATTTTCTCCTTGTATGTGGTAGTTAAATGCCGATGGAATGGGAATCATTTTTGGTACTATATTTATCAGATAACTCTGTTGCATTAATTTGCCAGCATCTTTCAAAAAATTGAATTAGATCATAATTCCAACAATTCTCTAATATCTGGCGATTGCGATAAGCGTACCAAAAAATTATGGGGTTAAAAATTGTATCTTCATGGATAATTGGTTGATTCAAAAAGATGCCAATTGCTTTGATAAAACTTTCGAAATATTTTTGCTTGAACATTGAAAATAGCAACTTAAGATGTCAATTTACTAAATTTTTAATGAGAAATAGTAGATAAATAAAGCCAGCATCGCTTTTCGATGAACCCAATAGCGAAGTTGGATACTCATAGCTAATTCCTCTCGTTGATGACAACAATGACTTCTGAATCAACTACCTAAATAGATGACTGTAGAAGTGATAGTTGTAACCAGTATGTTTGGGAAACAAGCTATTGAGGCTGTCCAATTACTGCTGGCGGTTTCTACATTTTTAATTTATGGCAACAATTTGAGGAACTTGTGAGGAAATCACTCACAGGGAAATTTTTTTCTAGTTCCAGGTTAAATCTCCTAGAAGTTAGTATTTTTACTTACTGTATTGTTAATTTCGTTAATTAATTCATCAGAGAAAAATTACCCAATCACGCTGTAAAAGCTGGCTCAACTGGCAAACGGAAAACTCTACAGCTATTTTCTAGTGATTGGGGGATTCTCCTCACAAGTTCCTCAAACTTTCATTTTAGTTTGAAAAGGGAATCTTCCCTAGACTGCTATTTGTACAGAAAAGACTAGTCAAGTCTATACACCAGAAATTACACATCTAAACAGTAAAAATTATTGTCCCCTATTTTTGAGACATAATTATGAACAAAAAAAATGTTGCAACTATAGATGGTAATGAGGCTGTGGCTCAAGTTGTCTATCGACTCAATGAAGTCATAGCTATTTATCCTATCACCCCTTCTTCACCGATGGCCGAATGGGCAGATGCTTGGGCTAGCGAAAATAAACCGAATATTTGGGGTACTGTACCGGCCGTAGTGCAGATGCAAAGTGAAGGCGGAGTTGCAGGTGCGGTACATGGGGCTTTACAAACGGGGTCACTAACGACTACATTCACTGCATCCCAGGGATTATTGCTGATGATCCCGAATATGTATAAGATTGCCGGAGAACTAACACCTACAGTATTTCATATTGCGGCGCGATCGCTAGCAGCCCAAGGCCTATCAATTTTTGGCGACCACAGCGATGTCATGGCTTGTCGGGGTACGGGTTTTGCCATGTTGTGTGCTGCGTCTGTCCAAGAAGCCCTAGATTTTGCTTTAATTTCCACAAAAGCCACCCTAGCATCACGCATCCCTTTCTTACATTTTTTTGACGGCTTCCGCACTTCCCATGAAGTCAATAAAGTTGAACTATTAACAGATGCAGATTTACAAGCACTCATCCCCAATGAATTAATTCTGGCTCATCGTTCACGGTCTTTAACACCAGATAAACCCGTGTTACGTGGTACAGCCCAAAATCCCGATGTCTATTTCCAAGCCAGAGAAACCGTTAACCCCTATTATCTAAGCTGTCCTGACATCACCCAAAAAGTCATGGACGAATTCGCCCAACAAACTGGGAGACAATATCAACTATTTGAATATCACGGCGACCCCTCAGCCGAACGCATCATTATTATTATGGGTTCTGGTTGTGAGACAGTACATGAGACTGTAGATTATCTCAACACCCAAGGCGAAAAAGTTGGTGTGATGAAAGTGCGCCTATATCGCCCCTTTGATAACCAAAGATTTCTCGCCGCTTTACCCCCCACCACCCAAAGCATCGCCGTTTTAGACCGTACCAAAGAACCAGGAAGCATAGGCGAACCTTTATATCAAGATGTAGTCACAGCACTTAATGAAGCAAATCCAAAATCCCAAATCCAAAATCTAAAATTGGTCGTTGGTGGTCGCTACGGTTTATCATCCAAAGAATTTACACCCGCAATGGTGAAGGGGATTTTTGATAACTTAGCCCAACCTACACCAAAAAATCACTTTACTATCGGCATTAACGATGATGTGACCCACACCAGCTTAGACTATGACCCCAACTTCAACATTGAACCAGACAATATAGTTAGAGCTATCTTTTACGGTTTGGGTGCAGATGGGACAGTAGGCGCAAATAAAAACTCCATTAAAATTATTGGGGAAGAAACCGATAATTACGCTCAAGGCTACTTCGTTTACGACTCCAAAAAATCCGGTTCTGTCACCGTTTCACATCTGCGTTTTGGTTCGCAACCCATCCGTTCTACTTACTTAATTACCAAAGCCAACTTTGTCGCTTGTCATCAGTGGGAATTTTTAGAAAAGTTTCCCATCCTCCAAGATATTATACCAGGCGGCACTTTCTTAATAAACGCTCCTTTCGACAAAGAAGAAATTGGGCAACAACTCCCAGAGACTATCAAAGCCCAAATTCAAGAGAAACAACTGAAAGTTTATGCCATCAACGCCTACAAAGTAGCCCGTGAAGCAGGAATGGCTGGCAGAATTAACACCGTGATGCAAGTCTGTTTCTTTGCATTATCTGGAGTATTGCCCAGAGAAGAAGCCATTGCAGAAATTAAAAAATCGATTCGCAAAACCTACGGTAAAAAAGGCGAACAAATCGTCCAAATGAATATTCAAGCCGTAGATACTACCTTAGATAATTTATATGAATTGGGGACTGGAGACTGGGGACTGGGGACTAGGAAAGAATTCTTGCCCAATGCCCAATGCCCCATGACCAATGCCCCAGCATTTGTCCGCGATGTCTTAGGTAAAATTATTGCCCGTGCGGGGGATGATTTACCTGTAAGTGCTTTGCCTGTCGATGGGACATATCCCACGGGAACAGCGAAATGGGAAAAACGCAATATTGCCCAAGAAATCCCGGTTTGGGACACTAATGTCTGCATTCAATGTGGAAAATGTGTGATGGTGTGTCCCCACAGTGTCATTCGCAGTAAGGTGTATGAAGAACAAGAATTAGAGAATGCGCCACCTACTTTTAAGAGTGCTAACGCTAAAGATCATGATTGGCATGGGTTAAAATTTACTATCCAAGTAGCAGCAGAAGATTGTACTGGTTGCGGTATCTGCGTTGATGTGTGTCCGGCTAAGAATAAAGCTGAACCACGCAAAAAAGCAATTAATATGCAGCCACAATTACCCCTACGAGAAGCGGAAAGGGAAAATTGGGATTTCTTCTTGAGTTTACCTAACCCCGATAGACGCAACTTAAAGCTGACTCATATTAATCAGCAACAGATGCAAGAACCATTATTTGAATTTTCTGGGGCTTGTGCAGGTTGTGGTGAGACACCCTATATTAAGTTAGCCACACAATTGTTTGGCGATCGCATGATTGTTGCTAACGCCACAGGTTGTTCTTCTATTTACGGCGGTAATTTACCCACTACCCCTTGGACATATAACGCTGAAGGACGGGGGCCTGCTTGGTCAAATAGTTTATTTGAAGATAACGCCGAATTTGGCTTGGGTTTCCGTATTTCTATTGATAAGCAAACAGAATTTGCTATTGAATTATTACAGCGACTAGCAAATGAAGTAGGTACAGAATTAGTAAATGACCTGCTAAATAATCAGCAAAAAGATGAGGCAGATATTTGGGAACAACGCGATCGCGTTAAAATTCTCAAGCAACGACTCACAGAAATAGCCAACCCCCAAGCACAACAACTCCTAAGTCTGGCTGATTACCTAGTAAAAAAGAGCGTTTGGATGATAGGGGGCGATGGTTGGGCTTATGATATCGGCTACGGCGGCTTAGATCACGTCATCGCTAGCGGGCGCAACGTGAATATTCTCGTTCTCGATACAGAGGTATATTCCAACACAGGCGGACAAATGTCTAAAGCTACACCGAAAGGGGCTGTAGCTAAATTTGCGGCTGGTGGTAAACCTGCGGCGAAAAAAGACTTGGGTTTAATTGCTATGACCTACGGTAATGTTTACGTAGCGAGTGTGGCAATGGGCGCAAGAGATGAGCATACCCTCAAAGCTTTTTTAGAAGCCGAAGCCTATAACGGCCCTTCACTAATTATTGCTTATAGCCATTGCATTGCCCACGGCATCAACTTAAGTACAGCAATGCAGAATCAAAAAGCCGTAGTTGATTCTGGTAGATGGTTGCTATATCGTTATCATCCCGACTTAACTAAACAAGGTAAGAATCCTCTACAACTTGACTCACGCGCACCGAAGTTATCAGTAGAAGATTCAATGTATTTAGAAAATCGCTTCAAGATGTTAACAAAAATTAACCCTACATCTGCTAAACAATTGCTGCAAGAAGCGCAAAATGATGTGAATACAAGATGGCAAATGTATCAATACTTAGCAGCTAGACAAGTCGTTAATGCTGCTAAAAATCTATCAAAACTTAATGATAAAAACGGCTCAAATTCTGAAGGGGTAGGAGTTTAGGTACTGATTGGTGCAGGTCAAGAAAACCTGCACCATAGATTTATACAACTTTCCAAAATGTCAATTTAAATTAAATAAGCAGGAAAATATCAACATGGATTTAACAACAGATTACATGGGAATGAAGTTGCGATCGCCACTTGTGCCTTCAGCTTCTCCCTTAACAGGAGATATTGATAACATTGTGTGGATGGAAGATGCAGGCGCAGCCGCCGTTGTCCTTCCATCACTGTTTGAAGAACAGTTAAGCATGGAAAGTTACGAACTGCATCATCATCTCACCTACGGCACAGAAAGTTTTCCTGAATCTTTGACTTATTTTCCCGAACCAGAAAATTTCCGTCTAGGCCCAGACGAATATTTAGAGTTAATTTACAAAGCCAAACAAAAAGTAAAAATTCCCTTAATTGCCAGTCTTAACGGTTCTTCCTTAGATGGTTGGACAGATTACGCCAGAATGCTTGAGCAAGCAGGTGCAGCCGCCTTAGAATTAAACATTTACTCTGTCCAGACTGATCCAGACAAAACCAGCGACCAGATAGAACAAAGTTATATCAATATGTTCCAGGTCGTCAAAGCCGCCGTTGCCATTCCTGTCTCAGTAAAACTTAGTGCCTATTTTACCAACATGGCGAACATCGCCAAACGTTTTGATCAAGCCGGAGTTGACGCTTTAGTATTATTTAACCGCTTTTACCAACCAGACATTAATCTAGAAACCCTAGAAGTACAACCCCACGTACTATTAAGCACACCCCAAGCTATGCG contains:
- a CDS encoding dihydroorotate dehydrogenase-like protein, with the translated sequence MDLTTDYMGMKLRSPLVPSASPLTGDIDNIVWMEDAGAAAVVLPSLFEEQLSMESYELHHHLTYGTESFPESLTYFPEPENFRLGPDEYLELIYKAKQKVKIPLIASLNGSSLDGWTDYARMLEQAGAAALELNIYSVQTDPDKTSDQIEQSYINMFQVVKAAVAIPVSVKLSAYFTNMANIAKRFDQAGVDALVLFNRFYQPDINLETLEVQPHVLLSTPQAMRLPLRWIAILYHRIHADLAATSGIHTAHDVLKMLMAGANITMLCAVLLRHGINHLRCIEQEMREWMEKHEYESVKQLQGSMSQKNCPNPSAFERAQYMRALQTYKPEWGRIYEPSYYHG
- a CDS encoding beta-lactamase hydrolase domain-containing protein codes for the protein MDIIRKINHELSIAGQITLEQFPQLIADGYKSILNLRSPDEKGWLDDEKDKLEFLGLRYLNIPTKVEEINHQTTLQVLQILNELPKPALIHCDNSIRSAVIALLYIATKQGITFEKAIELTMNLGLI
- the nifJ gene encoding pyruvate:ferredoxin (flavodoxin) oxidoreductase translates to MNKKNVATIDGNEAVAQVVYRLNEVIAIYPITPSSPMAEWADAWASENKPNIWGTVPAVVQMQSEGGVAGAVHGALQTGSLTTTFTASQGLLLMIPNMYKIAGELTPTVFHIAARSLAAQGLSIFGDHSDVMACRGTGFAMLCAASVQEALDFALISTKATLASRIPFLHFFDGFRTSHEVNKVELLTDADLQALIPNELILAHRSRSLTPDKPVLRGTAQNPDVYFQARETVNPYYLSCPDITQKVMDEFAQQTGRQYQLFEYHGDPSAERIIIIMGSGCETVHETVDYLNTQGEKVGVMKVRLYRPFDNQRFLAALPPTTQSIAVLDRTKEPGSIGEPLYQDVVTALNEANPKSQIQNLKLVVGGRYGLSSKEFTPAMVKGIFDNLAQPTPKNHFTIGINDDVTHTSLDYDPNFNIEPDNIVRAIFYGLGADGTVGANKNSIKIIGEETDNYAQGYFVYDSKKSGSVTVSHLRFGSQPIRSTYLITKANFVACHQWEFLEKFPILQDIIPGGTFLINAPFDKEEIGQQLPETIKAQIQEKQLKVYAINAYKVAREAGMAGRINTVMQVCFFALSGVLPREEAIAEIKKSIRKTYGKKGEQIVQMNIQAVDTTLDNLYELGTGDWGLGTRKEFLPNAQCPMTNAPAFVRDVLGKIIARAGDDLPVSALPVDGTYPTGTAKWEKRNIAQEIPVWDTNVCIQCGKCVMVCPHSVIRSKVYEEQELENAPPTFKSANAKDHDWHGLKFTIQVAAEDCTGCGICVDVCPAKNKAEPRKKAINMQPQLPLREAERENWDFFLSLPNPDRRNLKLTHINQQQMQEPLFEFSGACAGCGETPYIKLATQLFGDRMIVANATGCSSIYGGNLPTTPWTYNAEGRGPAWSNSLFEDNAEFGLGFRISIDKQTEFAIELLQRLANEVGTELVNDLLNNQQKDEADIWEQRDRVKILKQRLTEIANPQAQQLLSLADYLVKKSVWMIGGDGWAYDIGYGGLDHVIASGRNVNILVLDTEVYSNTGGQMSKATPKGAVAKFAAGGKPAAKKDLGLIAMTYGNVYVASVAMGARDEHTLKAFLEAEAYNGPSLIIAYSHCIAHGINLSTAMQNQKAVVDSGRWLLYRYHPDLTKQGKNPLQLDSRAPKLSVEDSMYLENRFKMLTKINPTSAKQLLQEAQNDVNTRWQMYQYLAARQVVNAAKNLSKLNDKNGSNSEGVGV